A genomic window from Cryobacterium sp. SO2 includes:
- a CDS encoding protein kinase, which yields MPAPEIDPISLPWRPALSAPTEPLHDPSRSDALVGLVLADRFRLDRLIGTGGMATVYEAADLALGRTVALKLFRMDTADDSGPQRQSGEVMVLASLNHFALVTLFDAGTENVAGVTRSFIVMEYVDGSDLRSRIGDGAVAPAEVARMGADLAEALHYVHAKGIIHRDIKPANVLLAPSDFPGRVSHAKLADFGIARLFDATRLTSTGAVLGTAGYLSPEQALGQPIGPPSDVYSLGLVLLESLTATRSYPGTAIESAMARLQRQPEIPAELGTEWCAVLAGMTARDPADRLTSADAAVRLRELVPAGSAETVPAPALTPAEEATALMTGFGDEPTRVLPRAEPADPTADTERLDQTARLDPAPATIVAAGSPARRRSLARVGRRPLIIGVLVALVAAIALVFLVQPADPAPEPPGYPAVDGDLGTHLQQLQESVNP from the coding sequence TTGCCCGCACCCGAGATCGACCCGATATCACTGCCCTGGAGGCCCGCCCTGTCTGCTCCGACCGAACCGCTGCACGATCCGTCGCGGTCGGACGCCCTGGTCGGGCTGGTCCTCGCCGACAGGTTCCGCCTGGACAGGTTGATCGGCACCGGCGGCATGGCCACCGTCTATGAGGCCGCCGACCTGGCACTGGGCCGCACCGTCGCGCTCAAGCTGTTCCGGATGGACACCGCCGACGATTCGGGTCCGCAGCGGCAGAGCGGCGAGGTGATGGTGCTGGCCAGCCTCAACCACTTCGCCCTGGTCACCCTGTTCGACGCCGGCACCGAGAACGTCGCCGGCGTCACCCGCTCCTTCATCGTGATGGAGTACGTCGACGGCTCCGACCTGCGCAGCCGCATCGGCGACGGCGCCGTTGCCCCCGCCGAGGTCGCCAGGATGGGCGCCGACCTGGCCGAGGCGCTGCACTACGTGCACGCCAAGGGCATCATCCACCGCGACATCAAGCCCGCCAACGTGCTGCTGGCCCCGTCGGACTTCCCCGGCCGGGTCTCGCACGCGAAACTGGCCGACTTCGGCATCGCCAGGCTGTTCGACGCCACCCGCCTCACCAGCACCGGCGCGGTTCTCGGCACGGCCGGCTACCTCAGCCCGGAGCAGGCGCTCGGCCAGCCGATCGGACCGCCCAGCGACGTGTATTCGCTGGGTCTAGTGCTGCTCGAGAGCCTCACCGCCACCCGCAGCTACCCGGGCACGGCGATCGAATCGGCCATGGCCCGGCTGCAGCGCCAGCCGGAGATCCCCGCCGAGCTCGGCACCGAATGGTGCGCCGTGCTCGCCGGCATGACCGCCCGCGACCCGGCCGACCGTCTGACGTCCGCGGATGCCGCGGTGCGTCTGCGCGAGCTCGTTCCGGCCGGTTCGGCCGAGACCGTTCCCGCCCCGGCGCTGACTCCCGCCGAGGAGGCGACCGCGCTCATGACCGGCTTCGGCGACGAGCCCACGCGGGTGCTCCCCCGCGCCGAACCGGCCGACCCCACCGCGGACACCGAACGACTGGACCAGACTGCGCGGCTGGACCCCGCCCCGGCCACGATCGTTGCGGCCGGCTCCCCGGCCCGTCGGCGCTCCCTCGCCAGGGTCGGCCGCCGACCGCTGATCATCGGGGTTCTCGTGGCCCTGGTCGCGGCGATCGCCCTGGTGTTCCTGGTGCAGCCCGCAGACCCGGCGCCGGAACCGCCCGGCTACCCCGCAGTCGACGGCGATCTCGGTACCCACCTCCAGCAGCTCCAGGAGAGCGTGAACCCATGA
- the nusA gene encoding transcription termination factor NusA, with translation MDIDLSVLRLMEREKEIPFEELVQIIEQAILTAYLKHTHQGEPLKQAAEEEPGARVVLDRKSGHVDIYIPEHDEEGNIIGEAVDNPDDFGRIAAFAAKQVINQRLRDIADDAVLGEFKGREGEIVAGVIQQGPNPRMIHVDLGTIEAILPPEEQVPGESYVHGSRIRVYVTAVGRGMKGPQITVSRTHPSLVRRLFALEVPEIASGVVEIVSLAREAGHRTKIAVRATEPGVNAKGACIGELGQRVRAVTAELNNEKIDIVDYSPDLATFVASALSPAKVTSAYVIDESIKAVRALVPDYQLSLAIGKEGQNARLAAKLTGAKIDIQPDSILEDDE, from the coding sequence ATGGACATCGACCTCAGCGTGTTGCGGCTGATGGAGCGCGAGAAAGAGATTCCCTTCGAGGAACTCGTGCAGATCATTGAGCAAGCAATTCTGACGGCCTACCTCAAGCACACCCACCAGGGTGAGCCACTGAAGCAGGCTGCGGAAGAAGAACCCGGAGCTCGCGTCGTACTCGACCGCAAGTCCGGTCACGTCGACATTTACATTCCTGAGCACGACGAAGAGGGCAACATCATCGGCGAAGCCGTTGACAACCCCGACGACTTCGGTCGTATTGCCGCATTCGCGGCCAAGCAGGTCATCAACCAGCGTCTGCGCGACATCGCGGATGACGCGGTGCTCGGCGAATTCAAGGGCCGCGAAGGCGAGATCGTCGCCGGCGTGATCCAGCAGGGCCCCAACCCCCGCATGATCCACGTCGACCTCGGCACCATCGAAGCGATCCTTCCCCCCGAAGAGCAGGTGCCGGGCGAAAGCTACGTGCACGGCTCACGCATCCGGGTGTACGTCACGGCTGTCGGCCGCGGCATGAAGGGCCCGCAGATCACCGTGTCGCGCACCCACCCGTCGCTCGTGCGCCGGTTGTTCGCGCTGGAGGTCCCCGAGATCGCCAGCGGCGTCGTGGAGATCGTGTCGCTGGCCCGCGAGGCCGGCCACCGCACCAAGATCGCCGTGCGCGCCACCGAGCCCGGCGTCAACGCCAAGGGCGCCTGCATCGGCGAGCTCGGCCAGCGCGTGCGCGCGGTGACCGCTGAGCTCAACAACGAGAAGATCGACATCGTCGACTACTCGCCCGACCTAGCCACCTTCGTGGCCAGTGCGCTCTCGCCCGCCAAGGTGACCAGCGCCTACGTCATCGACGAGTCGATCAAGGCCGTTCGGGCGCTCGTGCCCGACTACCAGCTGTCGCTCGCGATCGGCAAGGAGGGCCAGAACGCCCGCCTCGCCGCCAAGCTGACCGGCGCCAAAATCGACATCCAGCCAGACAGCATTCTGGAGGATGACGAATAG
- a CDS encoding DUF1206 domain-containing protein, with amino-acid sequence MNTRSSAQSGARSAGRAARNAGNNPHLKTLARVGYAVNGLLHGLIGAIAISLAIGAGGGSADQSGALGQVAKSPGGVFVVWTIVLGLAALGLWQVLQAFLVPGSDPKKVWAHRLKEIGKGVAYLFVAGTALTVALKGSANSSQSTSSASATVLGLPGGPVLLMIAGLAVLAIGVYFVYKGVAQTFTEDLAVPSGTMGRVTVGLGVAGYVAKGIAVGVVGILVIVAGFTVDPSQSTGLDGALKSLAALPFGMAILVLVGLGLIAYGLYCLFRARFARL; translated from the coding sequence ATGAATACTCGTTCCTCCGCGCAGTCCGGTGCGCGTTCGGCAGGCCGTGCAGCGCGCAACGCCGGAAACAACCCTCACCTCAAGACCCTGGCCAGGGTCGGATACGCCGTGAACGGTCTGTTGCACGGGCTGATCGGCGCCATCGCGATCAGCCTCGCGATCGGTGCCGGCGGCGGGAGCGCCGACCAGTCGGGGGCACTGGGCCAGGTCGCGAAGTCCCCCGGCGGCGTGTTCGTGGTCTGGACCATCGTGCTCGGACTCGCTGCCCTGGGCCTGTGGCAGGTGCTGCAGGCGTTCCTGGTGCCTGGCAGCGACCCCAAGAAGGTCTGGGCTCACCGGCTCAAGGAGATCGGCAAGGGCGTGGCGTACCTCTTCGTGGCCGGCACGGCCCTCACCGTGGCCCTCAAGGGATCGGCGAACTCGTCGCAGAGCACCTCCTCCGCCAGCGCCACCGTGCTCGGATTGCCCGGTGGGCCGGTGCTGCTGATGATCGCCGGGCTGGCGGTGCTCGCGATCGGGGTCTACTTCGTCTACAAGGGCGTCGCGCAGACCTTCACCGAAGACCTGGCCGTTCCGTCGGGCACGATGGGCCGGGTCACGGTGGGCCTGGGCGTTGCCGGATACGTCGCGAAGGGCATCGCTGTCGGCGTGGTCGGCATCCTGGTGATCGTGGCCGGCTTCACGGTTGACCCGAGCCAGTCGACGGGGCTGGACGGCGCGCTGAAGTCGCTCGCGGCACTGCCCTTCGGCATGGCCATCCTGGTGCTGGTCGGTCTGGGCCTGATCGCCTACGGCCTCTACTGCCTGTTCCGCGCCCGTTTCGCCCGTCTCTAG
- a CDS encoding YlxR family protein yields MDPVRTCIGCRSRASRSSLLRVVAQNSLLVVDETATLPGRGAWIHPTIACFQEAVKRRAFGRALRVTSSLDAKQLENRLTWLMDN; encoded by the coding sequence ATGGATCCCGTTAGAACGTGCATTGGATGCCGTTCCCGCGCCTCGCGATCCTCTCTTCTGAGGGTTGTCGCCCAGAATTCGCTGCTGGTGGTCGATGAGACCGCCACCCTGCCTGGGCGAGGTGCGTGGATTCATCCCACCATCGCGTGCTTCCAGGAGGCCGTAAAGCGGCGCGCTTTCGGGCGTGCCCTTCGCGTGACCAGCTCCCTGGACGCAAAACAACTAGAGAACAGGCTGACTTGGCTAATGGATAACTAA
- a CDS encoding site-2 protease family protein: METVLLYILGVAVVVVGLALSIGLHEIGHLVPAKLFGVKVTQYMIGFGPTLWSKRKGETEYGVKAIPLGGYISMIGMFPPAKDGAAARPNSTGFFNQLVQEGEPAKKTGALGTMADDARQASADTIGEGEDHRAFYRLPVFKRVIIMLGGPTMNLLIAVVLFGVLLMGFGTTQASTTVGSVSACVLPATSDRQTCADGDEAAPGAAAGLKPGDRLVSIDGTTITSWDQSTAIIRESSGTPLQVVVERDGAEQTLVITPKLTERYVTDADGNVVTDADGTQQTTEVGFVGIGPAGELVQQPITAVLPAVGENISGVFHMILNLPQRLIDVANAAFGPGERDPNGPISVVGVGRVAGEIASIDTIPIQSKVASMIGLLASLNIALFVFNLVPLMPLDGGHVAGALWEGIRRWFAKLFKRRDPGPVDTAKLMPLTFAVVIVLGGMSLLLIYADIVKPVNLFG, from the coding sequence GTGGAAACCGTGCTTCTGTATATTCTGGGCGTCGCCGTGGTCGTTGTCGGCCTCGCGCTCTCTATCGGCCTGCACGAGATCGGCCACCTGGTGCCAGCCAAGCTGTTCGGCGTCAAGGTCACCCAGTACATGATCGGCTTCGGACCCACGCTGTGGTCCAAGCGTAAGGGCGAAACCGAGTACGGCGTCAAGGCCATCCCCCTCGGCGGTTATATCTCGATGATCGGCATGTTCCCGCCCGCGAAGGACGGCGCTGCCGCCCGCCCCAACAGCACCGGGTTCTTCAACCAGCTCGTGCAGGAGGGCGAACCGGCCAAAAAAACCGGCGCCCTGGGCACCATGGCCGACGACGCCAGGCAAGCCAGCGCAGACACCATCGGTGAGGGCGAGGACCACCGCGCGTTCTACCGACTGCCGGTGTTCAAGCGCGTCATCATCATGCTCGGCGGGCCGACCATGAACCTGCTCATCGCCGTTGTGCTCTTCGGGGTGCTCCTGATGGGCTTCGGCACCACCCAGGCCAGCACCACGGTGGGCAGCGTCAGCGCCTGCGTGCTGCCGGCCACCAGCGACCGGCAGACCTGCGCGGACGGCGACGAAGCCGCGCCGGGCGCCGCCGCCGGCCTCAAGCCCGGCGACCGACTGGTGAGCATCGACGGCACCACGATCACCAGCTGGGACCAGTCCACCGCCATCATCCGCGAGTCCTCGGGCACGCCCCTGCAGGTGGTCGTCGAACGCGACGGCGCCGAGCAGACCCTGGTGATCACCCCCAAGCTCACCGAGCGTTACGTGACGGATGCCGACGGCAACGTCGTCACCGACGCCGACGGCACCCAGCAGACCACCGAGGTCGGCTTCGTGGGCATCGGCCCGGCCGGCGAACTCGTGCAGCAGCCCATCACCGCCGTGCTGCCGGCCGTCGGCGAGAACATCTCCGGCGTGTTCCACATGATCCTGAACCTGCCGCAGCGCCTGATCGACGTGGCCAACGCCGCGTTCGGGCCGGGGGAGCGCGACCCGAACGGCCCGATCAGCGTCGTCGGCGTCGGCCGTGTCGCCGGCGAGATCGCCAGCATCGACACCATCCCGATCCAGAGCAAGGTCGCGAGCATGATCGGCCTGCTCGCCTCGCTCAACATCGCCCTGTTCGTGTTCAACCTGGTGCCGCTCATGCCGCTGGACGGTGGCCACGTGGCCGGGGCGCTCTGGGAGGGCATCCGCCGCTGGTTCGCCAAGCTGTTCAAACGCCGCGACCCTGGCCCCGTCGACACTGCCAAGCTGATGCCGCTCACCTTCGCCGTCGTGATCGTGCTCGGCGGCATGAGCCTGCTGCTGATCTACGCCGACATCGTCAAGCCGGTCAACCTGTTCGGTTGA
- the ispG gene encoding flavodoxin-dependent (E)-4-hydroxy-3-methylbut-2-enyl-diphosphate synthase: MAAINLGTPKVPVILAPRRKSRQIKVGKVLVGGDAQVSVQSMTTTPTTNINATLQQIAELTASGCDIVRVAVPSRDDAEALPIIAKKSQIPVIADIHFQPSYVYQAIDAGCAAVRVNPGNIRKFDDQVGKIAAAAKAAGVSIRIGVNAGSLEPSLLQKYGKATPEALVESAVWEASLFEEHDFHDFKISVKHNDPVIMVKAYRLLAERGDWPLHLGVTEAGPSFQGTIKSATAFGILLGEGIGDTIRVSLSAPPAEEIKVGLQILQSLNLRERKLEIVSCPSCGRAQVDVYKLANDVTDGLEGMTVPLRVAVMGCVVNGPGEARDADLGVASGNGKGQIFVRGEVIKTVPESEIVQTLIEEANRMAAEMPPSEDSLGSPVVTVGSR, from the coding sequence GTGGCCGCTATAAATCTGGGTACGCCCAAAGTCCCCGTAATCCTCGCTCCCCGACGCAAGTCCCGCCAGATCAAGGTCGGCAAGGTCCTCGTCGGCGGTGACGCACAGGTCAGCGTGCAGTCCATGACGACGACGCCGACGACGAACATCAACGCGACTCTGCAGCAGATCGCCGAGCTCACCGCCTCCGGCTGTGACATCGTGCGGGTGGCAGTGCCCAGCCGTGACGACGCCGAGGCGCTGCCGATCATCGCCAAGAAGAGCCAGATCCCGGTGATCGCCGACATCCATTTCCAGCCCAGCTACGTGTACCAGGCCATCGACGCCGGCTGCGCGGCCGTGCGGGTCAACCCCGGCAACATCCGCAAGTTCGACGACCAGGTGGGCAAGATCGCCGCCGCGGCCAAGGCCGCCGGCGTCTCCATCCGCATCGGCGTCAACGCCGGCTCGCTCGAGCCCAGCCTGCTGCAGAAGTACGGCAAGGCCACCCCGGAGGCCCTCGTCGAGAGCGCCGTCTGGGAAGCCAGCCTGTTCGAGGAGCACGACTTCCACGACTTCAAGATCTCGGTCAAGCACAACGACCCAGTGATCATGGTCAAGGCCTACCGGCTGCTCGCCGAGCGCGGCGACTGGCCGCTGCACCTCGGCGTCACCGAGGCCGGGCCGTCCTTCCAGGGCACCATCAAGAGCGCCACGGCGTTCGGCATCCTGCTCGGCGAGGGCATCGGCGACACCATCCGGGTGTCGCTCAGCGCCCCGCCCGCCGAGGAGATCAAGGTGGGCCTGCAGATCCTGCAGTCGCTCAACCTGCGTGAACGCAAGCTCGAGATCGTCTCCTGCCCCAGCTGTGGCCGGGCCCAGGTGGATGTCTACAAGCTCGCCAACGACGTCACCGACGGCCTCGAGGGCATGACGGTTCCGCTGCGCGTGGCCGTGATGGGTTGCGTGGTCAACGGACCCGGTGAGGCGCGTGACGCCGACCTGGGCGTGGCATCCGGCAACGGCAAGGGCCAGATCTTCGTGCGCGGCGAGGTCATCAAGACCGTGCCCGAGTCCGAGATCGTGCAGACCCTGATCGAGGAGGCCAACCGCATGGCCGCCGAGATGCCGCCGAGCGAAGACTCCCTCGGTTCCCCCGTGGTGACGGTCGGCTCCCGCTAA
- a CDS encoding proline--tRNA ligase, producing the protein MPIRMSNYFLRTLREDPSDAEVTSHRLLVRAGYIRRQAPGIFAWLPLGLKVKAKIETIIREEMAAAGAFEVHFPALLPREPYETTGRWDEYGDGLFRLQDRKGSDLLLAPTHEEVFTLMVKDLYNSYKDLPLSIFQIQDKYRDEARSRGGLLRGREFTMKDAYSFDISDAGLDVSYQAQRDAYERIFTRLGLEYVVVQADAGAMGGSKSEEFLHPTAVGEDTFVRSAGGYAANVEAFRTLVPESIDFAGFPAAQVHDTPDTPTIQTLVDRANETQPRPDGRAWTAADTLKNVVLALTQPDGSREIVVIGLPGDREVDLKRVEVAFAPAEVEAANEGDFAKLDKIAGRPGLVKGYIGPWAAAGAMLGEESATGIRYLVDPRVVDGTEWITGANEPGRHVFGLVAGRDFVADGTVEAAEVRAGDPAPDGSGPVELARGMEIGHVFQLGRKYAEALGLKVLDENGKLATVTMGSYGIGVTRALAVIAELNNDPKGLIWPEAVAPFDVHVIATGRDEIVFETSEAVTAMVEASGREVLYDDRRKVSPGVKFGDAELIGIPTIVIVGRGAADGIVELWDRRSGERTQVAVTELAAHFA; encoded by the coding sequence GTGCCTATTCGTATGTCGAACTACTTCCTCCGGACCCTTCGCGAAGACCCCTCTGATGCCGAGGTCACCAGCCACCGCCTGCTTGTGCGGGCCGGGTACATCCGCCGCCAGGCGCCGGGCATCTTCGCCTGGCTGCCGCTGGGCCTCAAGGTCAAGGCGAAGATCGAGACCATCATCCGCGAGGAGATGGCCGCCGCCGGTGCCTTCGAGGTGCACTTCCCGGCTCTGCTGCCGCGCGAGCCCTACGAGACCACCGGCCGCTGGGACGAGTACGGCGACGGGCTGTTCCGCCTGCAGGACCGCAAGGGCAGCGACCTGCTGCTGGCCCCCACCCACGAAGAGGTCTTCACCCTCATGGTGAAGGACCTGTACAACAGCTACAAGGACCTGCCGCTGTCGATCTTCCAGATCCAGGACAAGTACCGCGACGAGGCCCGTTCCCGCGGTGGCCTGCTGCGCGGCCGCGAGTTCACCATGAAGGACGCCTACTCCTTCGACATCAGCGACGCCGGCCTCGACGTGAGTTACCAGGCCCAGCGCGACGCCTACGAGCGCATCTTCACCCGCCTGGGCCTCGAGTACGTCGTGGTGCAGGCGGATGCCGGCGCCATGGGCGGTTCCAAGAGCGAAGAGTTCCTGCACCCCACCGCTGTCGGCGAAGACACCTTCGTGCGCTCGGCCGGCGGGTACGCGGCCAACGTCGAGGCGTTCCGCACCCTGGTGCCGGAGTCGATCGACTTCGCCGGGTTCCCGGCCGCCCAGGTGCACGACACCCCGGACACCCCCACCATCCAGACCCTGGTCGACCGGGCCAACGAGACCCAGCCGCGGCCGGACGGCCGCGCCTGGACCGCCGCAGACACCCTCAAGAACGTCGTGCTCGCGCTCACCCAGCCCGACGGCAGCCGCGAGATCGTGGTGATCGGCCTTCCCGGCGACCGTGAGGTCGACCTCAAGCGCGTGGAGGTCGCCTTCGCTCCCGCCGAGGTCGAGGCCGCCAACGAGGGCGACTTCGCCAAGCTCGACAAGATCGCCGGACGCCCGGGCCTGGTCAAGGGCTACATCGGCCCGTGGGCCGCTGCCGGCGCGATGCTGGGCGAAGAGTCCGCCACCGGCATCCGTTATCTCGTCGACCCGCGCGTGGTCGACGGCACAGAGTGGATCACCGGCGCCAACGAGCCCGGCCGCCACGTCTTCGGGCTCGTCGCCGGCCGCGACTTCGTGGCAGACGGCACCGTCGAGGCCGCAGAGGTGCGCGCCGGCGACCCGGCCCCCGACGGCTCCGGCCCGGTGGAGCTGGCCCGAGGCATGGAGATCGGCCACGTGTTCCAGCTCGGCCGCAAGTACGCCGAGGCGCTGGGGCTGAAGGTGCTTGACGAGAACGGCAAGCTGGCCACGGTCACGATGGGCTCGTACGGCATCGGCGTCACCCGCGCCCTCGCCGTGATCGCCGAGCTGAACAACGACCCCAAGGGCCTGATCTGGCCCGAGGCCGTCGCGCCGTTCGACGTGCACGTGATCGCCACCGGCCGCGACGAGATCGTCTTCGAGACCAGCGAGGCCGTGACCGCGATGGTCGAGGCCTCCGGCCGCGAGGTGCTCTACGACGACCGCCGCAAGGTGTCGCCTGGCGTCAAGTTCGGTGACGCCGAACTGATCGGCATCCCCACCATCGTGATCGTCGGCCGCGGCGCGGCAGACGGCATCGTGGAGCTGTGGGATCGCCGCAGCGGTGAGCGCACCCAGGTTGCGGTCACCGAGCTGGCCGCGCACTTCGCCTAA
- the infB gene encoding translation initiation factor IF-2, whose protein sequence is MAAKPRVHEIATELGVDSKVALAKLKEMGEFVKGPSSSVEPPVARRLRAALEADGVATGGAAATPAAPAAAKPAATTTVKPGVRPGPARPAAPVPAPVVEAPAADAPPMPAAPLTVAERQVQAAEKAAAAEKAAATEKAAAETPTTPGTDAGPTAASPAAKADGDTATAVKPGGSVPRPGARPGNNPFASNQGMGKTPTPRPGNNPFASAQGMGQRPPSTSSPSNIPRPAAPRPGAPRPGGPGQAPRPTGFGQRPGGFQRPGGAPGGAGGARPGFTRPGAPAGAPGFGPPRPAGGGGAGGRGRGPGGGTAGAFGRGGGKNKARKSKRTKRAEFELREAPSLGGVSVPRGDGGTVVRLRRGASITDFADKIDASPGNLVTVLFHLGEMATATESLDEATFDVLGSELGYKIQMVSPDDEDRELLLGFDIDIDQELADETDEELEVRPPVVTVMGHVDHGKTALLDAIRNAKVAAGEAGGITQHIGAYQVVTEHEGIERAITFIDTPGHEAFTAMRARGAQVTDIAILVVAADDGIMPQTIEALNHAQAANVPIVVAVNKIDKPGANPQKVRQQLTEFGLVAEEYGGDVMFVDVSAKNKVGIQEILDAVLLTADAGLDMRANPNKDARGVAIEAKLDKGRGAVATVLIQSGTLHVGDSIVAGTAYGRVRAMADENGNAVLAATPSRAVQVQGLSSVPRAGDTFLVIEEDRTARQIAEKREAAERNALLAKARKRISLEDFTRALEEGKVESLNLIIKGDVSGAVEALEESLLKIEVDDSVQLRIIHRGVGAVTESDVNLATVDNAIIIGFNVRPDTKARERAAREGVDVRFYSVIYNALEDIESSLTGMLKPEFEEVQSGIAEIREVFSSSKFGNVAGVIVRSGTITRNAKARVIRDGIVVGDNLAIESLRRFKDDVTEVRTDFEAGIGLGKFNDIQIGDEIETIELKEKPRG, encoded by the coding sequence GTGGCTGCGAAACCACGCGTACACGAGATCGCAACTGAGCTCGGTGTCGACAGCAAGGTAGCCCTTGCGAAATTGAAGGAAATGGGCGAGTTCGTCAAGGGACCGTCCTCCAGCGTTGAACCCCCCGTTGCGCGCCGTCTGCGCGCAGCACTCGAGGCCGACGGAGTGGCCACCGGCGGCGCCGCTGCCACGCCCGCGGCACCTGCCGCCGCCAAGCCGGCCGCGACCACGACGGTCAAGCCCGGCGTCCGTCCGGGCCCGGCACGTCCCGCCGCACCGGTGCCCGCACCTGTCGTCGAGGCCCCTGCTGCGGATGCCCCGCCGATGCCGGCCGCACCGCTGACCGTCGCGGAGCGCCAGGTTCAGGCCGCCGAGAAGGCCGCCGCCGCCGAGAAGGCTGCAGCGACCGAGAAGGCCGCCGCCGAAACCCCCACCACCCCTGGCACCGATGCCGGCCCCACGGCCGCGTCACCGGCCGCCAAGGCCGACGGCGACACGGCCACGGCCGTCAAGCCCGGTGGATCCGTCCCCCGCCCGGGAGCTCGTCCGGGTAACAACCCGTTCGCCAGCAACCAGGGCATGGGCAAGACCCCCACCCCGCGTCCGGGCAACAACCCGTTCGCGAGCGCGCAGGGCATGGGACAGCGTCCGCCGTCCACGTCCTCGCCCAGCAACATCCCCCGCCCCGCCGCACCCCGTCCAGGCGCCCCGCGTCCGGGTGGACCCGGCCAGGCACCCCGCCCGACCGGCTTCGGCCAGCGTCCGGGTGGATTCCAGCGCCCCGGTGGCGCTCCGGGCGGCGCCGGCGGCGCACGCCCCGGCTTCACCCGCCCCGGCGCACCTGCCGGTGCTCCCGGCTTCGGCCCGCCCCGCCCCGCCGGCGGCGGCGGCGCCGGCGGCCGTGGCCGTGGCCCCGGCGGTGGAACCGCTGGTGCGTTCGGTCGCGGAGGCGGCAAGAACAAGGCACGCAAGTCGAAGCGGACGAAGAGGGCCGAGTTCGAGCTGCGCGAAGCCCCGTCGCTGGGTGGCGTCAGCGTCCCCCGTGGCGACGGTGGAACCGTGGTGCGTCTGCGCCGCGGTGCCTCGATCACGGACTTCGCCGACAAGATTGACGCGAGCCCCGGCAACCTGGTGACCGTGCTGTTCCACCTCGGTGAAATGGCCACGGCGACCGAGTCGCTCGACGAGGCCACCTTCGATGTGCTGGGCAGCGAACTGGGTTACAAGATCCAGATGGTTTCGCCCGACGACGAAGACCGCGAACTGCTGCTCGGCTTCGACATCGACATCGACCAGGAACTGGCCGACGAGACCGACGAAGAGCTCGAAGTCCGCCCGCCCGTCGTCACCGTCATGGGTCACGTCGACCACGGTAAGACCGCGCTGCTCGACGCCATCCGTAACGCCAAGGTGGCCGCAGGTGAAGCCGGTGGCATCACCCAGCACATCGGTGCCTACCAGGTCGTCACCGAGCACGAGGGCATTGAACGTGCCATCACCTTCATCGACACCCCCGGCCACGAGGCGTTCACCGCCATGCGTGCCCGTGGTGCGCAGGTCACCGACATCGCGATCCTCGTGGTCGCCGCCGATGACGGCATCATGCCGCAGACGATTGAGGCGCTCAACCACGCACAGGCAGCCAACGTGCCGATCGTGGTCGCAGTGAACAAGATCGACAAGCCCGGCGCGAACCCGCAGAAGGTGCGTCAGCAGCTCACCGAATTCGGTCTCGTCGCCGAAGAGTACGGCGGAGACGTCATGTTCGTCGACGTGTCTGCGAAGAACAAGGTCGGCATCCAGGAGATCCTGGACGCCGTTCTGCTCACCGCTGACGCCGGACTCGACATGCGCGCCAACCCGAACAAGGATGCCCGCGGTGTGGCCATCGAGGCCAAGCTCGACAAGGGCCGCGGTGCAGTTGCCACCGTGCTCATCCAGTCGGGAACGCTGCACGTCGGCGACTCGATCGTCGCCGGTACCGCTTACGGTCGCGTTCGTGCGATGGCCGACGAAAACGGCAACGCCGTTCTCGCCGCCACGCCGTCCCGTGCCGTACAGGTGCAGGGCCTCTCGAGCGTTCCGCGCGCCGGTGACACCTTCCTCGTCATCGAGGAAGACCGCACCGCACGTCAGATCGCCGAGAAGCGCGAAGCCGCCGAGCGCAACGCCCTGCTGGCCAAGGCCCGCAAGCGCATCAGCCTCGAGGACTTCACCCGTGCACTCGAAGAGGGCAAGGTCGAATCGCTCAACCTCATCATCAAGGGTGACGTGTCCGGTGCTGTTGAAGCCCTGGAAGAGTCGCTGCTCAAGATCGAGGTCGACGACTCCGTTCAGCTGCGCATCATCCACCGTGGTGTCGGTGCCGTCACGGAGAGCGACGTCAACCTCGCCACCGTCGACAACGCCATCATCATCGGCTTCAACGTTCGCCCCGACACGAAGGCGCGCGAACGTGCGGCTCGTGAAGGCGTGGACGTGCGCTTCTACTCCGTCATCTACAACGCGCTCGAGGACATCGAGTCTTCCCTCACCGGAATGCTCAAGCCCGAGTTCGAAGAAGTGCAGAGTGGTATCGCCGAGATCCGCGAGGTCTTCAGCTCCTCGAAGTTCGGAAACGTCGCCGGTGTCATCGTGCGGTCGGGAACGATCACGCGAAACGCCAAGGCACGGGTCATCCGCGACGGCATCGTTGTGGGCGACAACCTGGCCATCGAGTCGCTGCGTCGCTTCAAGGATGACGTCACCGAGGTCCGTACGGACTTCGAGGCTGGTATTGGGCTCGGTAAGTTCAATGACATCCAGATCGGCGATGAGATCGAGACGATCGAATTGAAGGAAAAGCCCAGAGGTTAA